The Pimelobacter simplex genomic sequence GGACCTCGCGCACCGGCGCGGGGTCCGCGGCGCCGTTGGCATCGCCCCGGGTGGTGAACACCTTCTCGCCGTCGAGCCGGTTGCCGATCGCCGTGACCCGGTGGGTCACGACGGTCGAGCGACCGGACTCGCGCTGGTAGGTGATCACGTCACCGGCGCGGATGTCGTCGGTCGCGACCGGCTTGACCACCACCAGGGTCCCTGGGGGGAAGTCCGGTCGCATCGAGCCGGTCATCACCGTGTACGGCGTCGACCCGCTCACCCGCGGCACCACGACGGCGAGCGCCAGCACGCCCGCGACGAGCAGGATCACCGACCAGGCCAGGACCTGGGTGACCCACCCGAGCGCGGAACGCATGACGCTCGCGCCGGATCAGTGGTTGTTGTTCTGGGTCAGGGTGACCGTGATGTTGTCGAGCGTGGCGGACTTGAGCTGCGTGTCGTTGCCGTTGACGCTCGTCGTGCCGTAGGGGAAGTCGATCTTGATCGTGGCGACCAGGTACTTCCCGTTCTGACCCGTGTTCACGGTGCCCGGGACGGCGACCGGGTTGGTCGCGCCGGCGGCGTCGTCGGCCACGACGTACGTCGCGCTGACCGGGACGGACTCGGTCGTCGCGACGGACTCGAGCGTGCCGGTGAGCGCCAGCGAGGTCGGCGTGGTCAGCGTCGCCTCGAGGTGGGCGCCGCTCGCGGCGATCTGGAACGAGCAGACCCGGGTCAGGCTGTCACCGGGGACCAGGAGCTGGCTGCCGTAGGCGGCCTCCTTGCCGGAGACGCCCTTGTCGAGGATCCAGCCGCCGCAGTTGTCGTTCTCGAGCGACAGGTTGCCGGTCGAGATCGACGTGCCACCGACGGTGCCGGTGTCGGTCCAGTAGGCCAGCGTGCCCGCGCCGCCCATGAGGAGCACGGCTGCGGCACCGGCCGCGAGCGCACCCTTCGTCGACTTCTTCATGTGTGCCACCTTCGGATCGGTGGTCCCGAGCGACCGGAGGAGCCGGTGGCTCCAGGCCGCCGGCGGTACACACGACCAATGACCGAAAGGTGCTGCAGTTACGGATGGGGTGAGGATCCGGGTGAAGTTTTACTTTCCGCGGCCGGCCCGGGTGAGGACCGGCCGCGGCAGGTCACCAGCCGCGCTCGGCGAACTGGATCGAGCGGGCGGGCTCGTCGACGTTGATGCCGACCATCGCCTCACCCAGACCACGCGAGACCTTCGCGACCACATCAGGGTCGTCGTGGAAGGTCGTGGCCTTCACGATCGCCTCGGCCCGCTGGGCCGGGTTGCCCGACTTGAAGATCCCCGAGCCCACGAACACACCCTCGGCGCCGAGCTGCATCATCATCGCCGCGTCCGCCGGGGTCGCGATCCCGCCGGCGGTGAACAGCACCACCGGGAGCTTGCCGGTCCGGGCGACCTCGACCACCAGGTCATAGGGCGCCTGGAGCTCCTTGGCCGCGACGTACAGCTCGTCCTCGGCCTGTGCGCCGAGGCGGCGGATCTCGGCGCGGATGGTGCGCATGTGGGTCACCGCGTTCGACACGTCACCGGTACCGGCCTCGCCCTTGGAGCGGATCATCGCCGCGCCCTCGGTGATCCGGCGCAGCGCCTCGCCCAGGTTGGTCGCACCGCACACGAACGGGACCGTGAAGTTCCACTTGTCGATGTGGTTGGCGTAGTCGGCCGGGGTCAGCACCTCGGACTCGTCGATGTAGTCCACACCCAACGACTGCAGGACCTGGGCCTCGGCGAAGTGCCCGATCCGGGCCTTGGCCATCACCGGGATCGAGACCGCCGCGATGATGCCGTCGATCATGTCCGGGTCGCTCATCCGCGACACCCCGCCCTGGGCGCGGATGTCGGCCGGGACCCGCTCCAACGCCATCACCGCGACCGCGCCGGCGTCCTCGGCGATCTTGGCCTGCTCAGGGGTGACCACGTCCATGATCACACCCCCCTTGAGCATCTCGGCCATGCCGCGCTTGACCCGGGTGGTGCCGTGCTCCTGCTGCTCGCTCATGGCCCTGAGTCTAGGGCCTCCCGAACGGTGTTCAGGAATCGGTCTCGCCCTCGGGGGACGCCGCCGCGGCGGCATCGAGGGCGAGCGCCTGCCGGCGTACCTTCAGGACCCGGAAGATCACCGTGTACGTGCTGGCCGCGGCGAGCGCCCAGAGCGTGACGTGCATGAGGATCGGCAGGTCCAGGAGCGCCCCCAGACCGGTCATCACGAGGATCGAGACGAGGCGGTCGGCGCGCTCGGCGATGCCGCCCTTGGCGTCCATGCCGAGCGACTCGGCGCGGGCCCGGGCGTACGACGTGACCGAGCCCATCACCAGGCACCACAGGGTCACGCACAGGTAGAGGTAGCTGTCGCCCTGGTTCGCGCCGGTGCCGGCGAAGTAGAGGGCGAGACCGCCGAAGATCGCGCCGTCGCCGATCCGGTCGAGCGTGGAGTCCCAGAACGCGCCGAACTTGGAGACCCGGCCCATCTCGCGGGCCATCCGCCCGTCGATCAGGTCGCTGAAGACGAAGGCGGTGATGAACAGGACGCCGATGAGGAGCTCACCGCGCGGGAAGAAGATCAGCGCGCCGGCGCTGACGCCGAGCGTGCCGACCAGCGTCACCGCGTCGGGGCTGATCCCCAGCCGGATGAACAGCCGCACGAACGGGTGCAGGATCGTGCCCGCCCAGAACTCCTTGAAGCGTTCCAACACGGGTCAGGAACCTACTCGATGGTCCCGACAGCGGCCCTATCGCCAGGCGGCGGCGAGGAGGTCACGGGTCTCGCCGAGCAGCTGGGGCAGCGTCTTGGTCCCGCCGATCACCGTCATGAAGTTGGCGTCGCCGGACCAGCGCGGCACGACGTGCTGGTGCAGGTGACCCGAGAGCGAGCCGCCGGCCGCTCCCCCGAGGTTGAGCCCGACGTTGAAGGCGTGGGGCTGGGAGACCTCGCGGATCGTGCGCAGGGCCGCCTTGGTCAGCGCGGTGACCTCGTCGGTCTCGGCGTCGTCGAGGTCGAGGTAGTCGGCGACGTGGCGGTAGGGCAGCACCATCAGGTGCCCCGGGTTGTAGGGGTAGAGGTTGAGCACGACGTACGCCGTCTCGCCGCGCACCACGACCAGGTCGTCGTCGGTCGAGGTCGCGGGGTCCCGGGTGATCCGGCAGAACGGGCACGCCGGCCGGGGCTCGACGTGGGCGGGCCGGTCGGCCTCGCCCTCCTCACCGCGCACGTAGGCCATCCGGTGCGGCGTCCAGAGCCGCTCGAGGCCGTCGGGGGTGTTCACTCCTCACCTCCGGGCTGGAGCGCCTGGAGCAGGTCCGCGACGGGCAGGTCGGGCAGGTTGAGCCCGCGCGAGAGCGCCATGCCGTTGATCTGGAGCCAGATCGACTCGGCCAGGATGTTGATGCACGCCTCGATGCCGGGCTGGCGCAGGTCGCGCTCGAGCCAGCGCCGCACGGCCGCGAAGACCGCGCCGATCATGCCGAAGACCCACGGGTCGAGGGCGGCCTTGTCGTCCTCGCTCAGCTCGACGCCGAGCGCGGCGACGACGATCGCCATGATCCCCTCGATGCCCTCGGCGACCTGCTCGACGGCCTGGCCCAGCGGACTCGGGCCCCAGCCGGACAGGTCGCGCTCGGCGAACCAGTAGAGCGTCGGGTGCGCCTCGGCCCACCGCACGAAGCTGCCGACGATGCGGTGGATGATCTGGTCCGGCGTGCCGTCGTAGGACAGCGCGGGGAGCAGCTCGTTGCCGACGTTCTCGCAGATCTGGCGCTGCACCGCGCGGTCGAGGTCGGAGCGGTCCTCGAAGTGCCGGTAGATGACCGTGCGGCTCATGTTCGCCTCGTCGGCGACGGCCTGGACCTGGACGTCCTCACCGGGCGCCTGGCTCTCCAGGACGGCGATCGCCGCGTCGATGATGACCTGGCGGCGCACCTGGTTGTGCTCCTGCCAGCGTCGGCGCCGTCCGTCGAGCACCTCGGGGGCGACGTCGTCCGAAGTCATTGGCAAACCCTCTCACGTCCTCCCGGCGACGCCGGGCTCAGGCGAAGCGGTGGAACCAGCGGCCGAGGTCGGCGGCGATCCCGTCACAGGTCACGTTCTGGTCGCGCTGCGCCTCGACCCACTGCCCCAGCACCGCGGGGCCGCCCTGGATCGACCAGTCGTCGCCGCAGCGGCGCAGGGCCTCGGCGCGCGAGGTCTGGCCGGCGGCCCGCCACTCGGGCACCCCGCCGAGGGTGAAGTCGCCGACGACGGTGCGGTAGAGGTGGGGCGTGGAGTAGACGCCGATCCGGAAGCCCGCGTCGACGTAGCCGCGCGCGGCCCCCTCGATCACCGCGGCGTTGGCCGTGAGGTCGGTGCTCCACTCGAAGAGCGGCACCGGCTCGACGTCGATCCACACGATCGGGCTGACCAGGCCGACCTGGCCCATCGTGCCGACGTTGAAGCGGGCCTGCTGGTAGCCGACGTTGCGCAGCCGGCCGAGCTTGGTCGCCGCGTCGAAGGGCCCGTCGGCGCCGTACTCGTCGAGCTGGGCCTTGCTGGGATAGCTCGACACCGCGTAGACGGAGACGAGGACGTCGTTGTCCTTGACCCAGGCGACCTGGTCCTTCAGGCACGGGTTGGGCGTGAAGCCGGGGCCGTTGGTGAGCCCGAGGACGACGTACTGCGCGTCGGGCAGGGGCATCGGCAGTCCCTGGCCCTGCTTCTGGGGGATGCCCGTTCCCCGGGGGCACTGGGGCCAGCTCACGTCGCCGCCGAGGACGTTGCCGTCGCGCGGTGCGATGGTGCTGCCCGCGCCGCGCTCGGAGGCGAGGTCGCCGGCACGCTCCTCAGCCATCTTGGCCAGGTCGCCGGCGTCGGTGCCCGGGTCGCCGGCGTCACCGCCGGGCAGCGCGCTGTCGGTGGTCTCGGCCACCGTGGGCGTGGGTGACGGCGGGCGCGCGGGCGCCGCCGAGTCGTCCCCTCCGCCGCAGCCCGCCAGCACCGCCGTCGCGAGGACGGCGGCGCCGGCGAGCGCAGCGCGGCGCAAGGGGGTCACGCCCTAGACCTGCTCGTGGCTCGCCACGGCCGCCACGACGCGCTCGATCGCCTCGGCGATCGGGACGCCGTTGTCCTGGCGGCCGTCGCGGTAGCGGAAGCTGACCGCGCCCTTGTCCACGTCCTCGCCACCGGCGATGAGCATGAACGGGATCTTCTGCAGCTGGGCGTTGCGGATCTTCTTCTGGAAGCGGTCGTCGGACTCGTCGACCTCGACCCGGATCCCCCGCGCCTTGAGCTGGTCGGTGATCTCGTAGAGGTAGTCGGTGAAGGTGTCCGCGACGGGGATCCCGACGACCTGCACCGGCGCGAGCCACGGAGGGAAGGCGCCGGCGTAGTGCTCGACGAGGACGCCGAGGAAGCGCTCGATCGAGCCGAACTTCGCCGAGTGGATCATCACCGGCTGCTGCTTGGAGCCGTCGGGCGAGGTGTACTCCAGGCCGAAGCGCGCGGGCTGGTTGAAGTCGTACTGGACCGTGCCCATCTGCCAGGTGCGGCCTATGGCGTCCTTGGCCTGGACCGAGATCTTGGGGCCGTAGAACGCCGCGCCGCCCGGGTCGGGCACGAGGTCGAGCCCGGACTCGGCGGCGACCTGCTCGAGGACCGCGGTCGCGACCGCCCAGTCCTCGTCGCTGCCGACGAACTTGTCGGGCTTGGAGTCGTCGCGGGTCGAGAGCTCGAGGTAGAAGTCGTCGAGCCCGAAGTCGCGCAGCACGCTGAGCATGAAGTCCAGCAGGTGCTTGACCTCGGCCGGCGCCTGCCCGGGGGTGCAGTAGGAGTGCGAGTCGTCCTGGGCGAACCCGCGGACCCGGGTCAGGCCGTGGATGACGCCGGACTTCTCGTAGCGGTAGACGCTGCCGAACTCGAACAGGCGCAGCGGCAGCTCGCGGTAGGAGCGCCCGCGGCTGCTGAAGATCAGGTTGTGCATCGGGCAGTTCATCGCCTTGAGCTGGTAGTTCGCGCCCTCGAACTCCATCGGCGGGAACATCGTGTCGGCGTAGTACGGCAGGTGCCCCGAGGTGTGGAACACGCCGTCCTTGGTGATGTGCGGCGTGCCGACGTAGGAGAAGCCCTCCTCGATGTGCCGGCGGCGGACGTAGTCCTCCATCTCGCGCTTGATCACGCCACCCTTGGGGTGGAAGACCGGCAGGCCCGAGCCGATCTCGTCGGGGAAGCTGAACAGGTCGAGCTCACGGCCCAGCTTGCGGTGGTCGCGGCGCTCGGCCTCCTCGAGCCGGTGCAGGTGCTCCTCGAGCGCCTCCTTGCTCGGCCAGGCGGTGCCGTAGATGCGCTGGAGCTGCTTGTTCTTCTCGTCGCCGCGCCAGTAGGCCGCGGCGCTGCGCATCAGCTTGAACGCCGGGATCCGCTTGGTGGTCGGCAGGTGCGGCCCGCGGCAGAGGTCCTTCCAGGCCACCTCGCCCTTGCGGTTGATGTTGTCGTAGATGGTCAGCTCGCCCGCACCGACCTCGGCGCTCGCGCCCTCGGCCGCGTCGGCGGCATTGCCCTTGAGGCCGATCAGCTCGAGCTTGTAGGGCTCGTCGGCCAGCTCGACCAGCGCGTCCTCGTCGGTGGTGACCCGGCGCTCGAAGCGCTGGTTCTCCTTGATGATCTTGCGCATCGCGGACTCGAGCTTGACCAGGTCCTCGGGCACGAACGGGGTCTCGACGTCGAAGTCGTAGTAGAAGCCGTCCTGGATCGGCGGGCCGATGCCGAGCTTGGCGTCGGGGAAGACCTGCTGCACGGCCTGGGCGAGCACGTGCGCGGTCGAGTGGCGCAGGATGTCGAGCCCGTCGGGGCTGTCGATCGCGACCCCCTCGACCTCGTCACCGTCGGCGAGCTCGTAGGACAGGTCCTTGAGCTGGCCGCCGACGCGCGCGGCGATGACGTCGGCGTCGTCCCGGAACAGCTCCCAGGCCTTCGTGCCCGTGGTGACCGTCGAGTCCTGGCGCGCATCGGCAGACAGAACGGCGACCTTGATCTCGGACACGGAGGTGCTCCCTTGGGTGGGGTGGATGGGTACGGCCGGCCGGCCGCGTGTCGATCGTACCGAGCGGGCGACCGCCCGTGCGCGGGAGTAAGGGACCGGGCCGTCCACGGCCGCCGGGATCGCTCAGGCCGCGTGGTACGGCTCGACCGACAGGAGCTCGATCGACCGGTTCACGCAGCCCGTCGTCGGGTGGGCGGCGTAGAGCGAGTGGGTCTCGTTGGGCGGGTAGATCCGCAGCCCGTCGACGGCCACCGGGTCGCAGTCGGCACGGGAGTAGTTCTCGGCCCGGGTCTCGCGCAGCACCTGCACGGCGGCCTCCCCCGGCTCGAGCGTCAGCGTCTCGACCTGGTCCTCGTCGACCCGGGTGGCGGGCGCGCCGATCTGGGTGCCGTCGCCGCCCCCGACGTAGGACACCCCGCCGAAGCCGCCCGTCGTGCAGGTCTGGTCGCTGCTGTTGGTCAGCACCACCTCGGTGTACTGCGAGCCGGCTGCTCCCCCGCCCTCGGCCGGGCGCACCAGCAACGAGAGCTGGGCCGCCGTGCAGGCCTGGGGGCCGGCCGCCGACTCGCTCGCGCCGGCGCTCATCCGCTCGCTGCTGCCGCTGGCCGGGGTGCCGGAGCCGGGGGACGTCGTACCGCCTGCGGGGGTGGCGCCGTCCCCGCCGTCGTCGGTTCCGCAGGCGCTGACGACGAGGGCCAGGGTGCACGTCAGGCCCGCCAGCAGGGCGAGCCGGTAGGAGGACCTCATGTCTCACGACGGTAGCGCGTCCCCCGAGACGCCGTGCGGGTTCAGCCGTCGGCCGCGTAGGTACCGGGCGTGCTGCCGAACGTACGGCGGAAGACGTCGATGAACGCGCTCGCCGAGGACCAGCCGCACCGGTGCGCGACGGTGGTGACCGGGGTGCCCTCGGCGAGCAGCACGAGCGCGCGGTGCAGGCGCAGCTGGGTCCGCCACTGCGGGAACGTCATGCCCAGCTCGCTGCGGAAGAGCCGGGAGAGCGTGCGGTCGCTGGCGCCGACCGCGCGGCCGAGGCCCGCGAGCGTCCGGTCGTCGCCCGGGTCCGCCTGCAGGAGGTCGCAGACCGCGAGCAGCACCGGGTGCGCGGGCATCGGCAGGTGCAGGGGCTGCTGCGGCGAGACCCGGAGCTGGTCGAGGAGGACGGCGCGCAACCGGCGGCGCTCCGGGGTGTCCACCTCGGCCTCCTGGGTGCAGGCCACGATCAGCTCGCGCAGCAGCGGCCCGACGCCGAGCACCGCGGGCGAGGTCAGGCCCAGCGGGTTGACCGTCGTCGGCAGGCCGAGGAAGTGCAGCTCGACGCGACCGTGGGCGCGGTGCGCGTGGACGGTGCCCGCGGGCACCCAGATCGCGCGGGTGGCGGGAGCGACCCAGGTGCCCCGGTCGGTCGTCACGGTGACGACGCCGCGGCCGGCGTACGCGATCTGGTGGTCGTCGTGCCGGTGCGCGTCGATCAGCCCACCCGCTGCGAGCGAACGGGTCACCGTGGGGGCGATCGGGGTGTGGCGGATATCCGGCATCAGGTGGCAGAGTATCGGAAGCGGGCCACGCCCGGAGCGGCCGACGATGGAGCGTGAGATCCCCACGAACCATCGGCCTGCTCGCCCTCGGGCACGCGTGCGTCGACATCTACCAGGGCGCGGTCGCCGCGCTCGTCCCGTTCTTCATCGCCGAGCGCGACTACACCTACGCCGCGGCGTCGGGCATCGTGCTCGCCGCCTCGCTGCTCTCCTCGATCGCGCAGCCGGTCTTCGGAGCCCTGACCGACCGGTGGGCCCTGCCCTGGCTCGTGCCGGTCAGCACCTTCGTCGGCGGCCTCGGCATCGCCCTCAGCGGCGTGAGCGGGTCGTACGCCCTCACGCTCGGGTTCGCGGCCGTGTCCGGCATCGGCGTGGCGGCGTACCACCCGGAGTCGGCGCGGCTGGCCCGGATCGCGAGTGCGGGCAGCCACCGCGCGATGGCGCTGTTCTCGACCGGCGGCAACATCGGCTTCGCCCTCGCGCCGCTGCTCGTCGCCGCCTTCGTGGCGACGGGCGGGCTGGCGCTGACGCCCTTCCTGGTGCTGCCCGCCCTGGCCGGCATCGCGGTGACGCTGCCCGTGCTCAGCACGCTGGCCCGGCGGCGCGCGGCCGGGAGCGAGGAGCACCTCCCCACCGGCCCGGACGACGTCGCCTCGTTCGTGCGCCTCTCCCTCGCCGTGGTCTTCCGCTCGATCGCCTTCGTCGGCCTCAGCACCTTCATCGCGCTGTACGCCGACCAGCGGATCGGCGGCGTCCCCGCAGCCGGCACCGTCGCCCTGTTCGTGCTCTACGCCGGCGGCATCGTCGGCTCCCTGGTCGGCGGCTCGCTGGCCCACCGCTGGGACCGGGTCACCGTGTCGCGGTGGTCCTACGGCCTCAGCACGCTCGCGGTCGCCGGCGTCGTCGTGGTGCCGGGCCCACCGATGTACCTGTTCGTCGCGCTGACCTCGATCGGCCTCTACGTGCCGTTCTCGCTCCAGGTCACGCTCGGGCAGGACTACCTGCCCTCACGGGTCGGCACCGCCAGTGGCATCACGCTCGGCCTGACCGTCAGCATCGGCGGCCTCGCCAGCCCCGCGATCGGCGCGCTGGCTGACGCCACGAGCCTGCAGGTCGCGCTCGCCCCGCTCGCGCTGATGCCGCTGCTCACCTGGGCGCTCTACCGGACCCTGCACGACCCGGCGCCTCCGCAGCAGCCGGCCGCGCCGTCCGCCGAGCTCTCCCCTGCGGCGCCCTAGCGACCGGCCGCGGAGACGCATCAGGCCCCTGCTCCGCCTTACGGCGGGCCAGGGGCCTGATCTCTCCGGTGGGCGATACTGGGTTCGAACCATCAGACTTGGTAGTCTCGCCCCATGCGCCCGAACAGGCAGAACATGCCTCTGACCTGCATAAACTCAGGCCACCTCGGAGACCGAGCGATACCCAACGATTCCCGTTGGTAGCATGCGGCATAGCAATCTCGTAGCACGTCGAGGGTTACTGGAAAGGGGCCAGTCGTGGCAGGGAAGTCAGGGGCACGAGGCTTCGGCCGTGCACGCAAGCTGCCGTCTGGTCGATGGCAAGCATTCTACGGCGACCCGCACGGCGCCACGCGGATCTCGCGCACCGGCAAGGCGACACCGGTGCGGCACACCGCACCCACCACCTACGACACCCGCGAAGACGCCGAGGCGTGGCTGACCGACGAGCGCCGGCTCATCTCGGCGGGGACCTGGGCGCCCCCTGCAGTCCGTCGGGCCGAGCGCGACGCAGCAGCGCGCGCCTCCACGTTCGCCTCGTTCACCGACTACGCCACGGCATGGATCGAGGAGCGCCGCGTCAAGGGTCGCCCGCTCGCAGCGAAGACCCGCGACCACTACACCGACCTCCTGGGCCGCTACCTCACCCCGGCCTTCGGGACGTTGCCCATCGACCAGATCACGCCCGAGGTCGTGAGCGAGTGGTACGACGCCTTCAAGCCGGCAGGCAGCCGCAAGGGCAACCGCGCCAAGGGCAAGGACGCCGGCGCAACGGCCCGGGCCCACACCTACTCGTTCGGCCGGGCCGTGATGAACACCGCCATCAGCGCGCACGGCCCGCTCGTCGGGCGCGTGAACCCGTTCGCGATCCGCGGCGGTGGCTCCTCCCCCGGTCGTCGACGCGAAGAGTTGGCGACTGCGGAGGAGGTCAAGGTCATGCTGGCGACCATCCGCCCCGACTGGCGCGCGCTCATCGAGCTCGGGCTGTGGACCGGCCTGCGCTACGGGGAGATCGTTGGCCTGCGACGTGCCGACATCGACCTGACCCGCCGGGTGGTGCGCGTCCGATACTCGATCGCACGAACGAAGAGCGAGGGCGTGATCCAGAAGGGCACTAAGTCCGACGCCGGAGAGCGCGACCAGCGCATCCCCGCGAACCTGGTCCCGGTCCTCCTCGATCATCTCAAGAACCACGTCGCGAAGGGCCGCACCGCCCTGCTGTTCCCGTCAGCCACTGGGAAGCACCTGGCGCCGTCGGCGTTCTACGGCAAGCCGCTCAAGTCGGGTGGCAACGGCTGGTACGCCGCACGCGAGGCTGCGGGGCACCCGTCGCTGCACTTCCACGACCTGCGGGCAACCGGCGCCACCCTGTTCGCCCAGCAGGGAGCCACTGAAGCCGAGATCATGGCGTGGCTGGGCGACTCGACTCCCCAGGCAGCACAGCGCTACGTCCGCGCGGCCCGGTCCCGGATGGACATGCTCACCAACAAGATGAGCGAGGTCGCCACCGCGGGAGAGTGGTAGGCCGGAGACGAACCTCCGAGGCGGAGACTCAGCCCTGCAAGTCCCAGGTCATCTTGCAGTTGTCGCAGGTCAGGCGGGTGACGTGCCCCTTCTTGGTCACTCCCACGACGGCGACCGAGGCACCCATGGTCACCATTCCACCCAGCAGCCGCGTTGCCGATAGGCGCTTGTCCTTCTTGAAGTGCCGCACCGTGACGCCTCCCGGCTCCTGACAGAACTGGCACACGATCTTCTTCTGGGCCTCGACGCGTTCGTCGGCCGCCTTCATCGCCCGTCCGACAATGCCCCGGTTCTTCGGATCCTGCGCCCTGGCCGGACTCGCAGCCGCACCGGGCTTCGACCCAGCCGGCTTCCGCTTCTGCTTCTTCCGAAGCTGTCCGGTCCAGGCGTTCCCGTCCCAGTATTGCTCCTTGTCGCGCAGCGCATTGTGGGGGTACCAGCCTGGCGGCGGCGGAGGTCGATCGTCGTTCATGCTCGGGCACGATACGCCTGCTCAGAGCCCCCGGCCTGTCGGTTGGGGAGATCTCAGTCGGCGTCGGGTCGAGTTGCGAACACGTCGCTCGACTCGCCATGCCCCCCACCGCCGTGACCCCTGCCGCCACCGCTGGCCGAGGGTCATCCCACCTCGACAGACCGAGCCCTCTGACACAACTTGTCGCCAACTGCCCCGACGTGCTGACATGATCGGTAGCGAAACTCCGTCTCGAGGAAGGCCCGGACCCCATGGCCGAACGCCCCATCGTCAGCGAGAGCGACCTGCAGGTCCTGGACAGCATGGACGCCGTCGAGCTGGGTCAGCGGATCCGGCAGGCACGCCGAGCGCGCGGCCTCACGCAGCGCGAGATCGCCGAGCCAGAGTTCTCGGTGCCCTACATCTCCCGGATCGAAGCGGGAGAACGCCGGCCCAGTACCGCTGCGCTTTCGCACTTCGCCAGCCGGATGGGGATGACGCTCCCGGAGCTGATGCGCCAGGACGGCGAGGTCAACGTCGGGCTGCAGGATGCGCTGGCACGACGGGTAGCGATCGCCACCTCTACCTGGCTGCGCTCCCCCTCCGACAAGTCGGCCCACGACGCCATGACCGACGCCGTGGCCCTCTGGGATCTGGCAGTATCGGGCAACTCTTGGCGATAATCAAGGGCTGACATTTTCTGACAAGTCAGGTCAGAATCATCCCATGATGGAGGGGATGGGGTTGTTCGCCGCCGCGGGTATCCGCATTGTGCCCGTGGAGGACTTCGCTCCGGGCGCGGTCCTGGTGTCGGAGTTCAAGATCTTGTTGGTTGACACCGACCTCACGACCGAGGAGCGCCACCGCGTGGCGTGCGAGTTCCTTCCCGCTGCGATAGCGCTCGGCCGGCCG encodes the following:
- a CDS encoding signal peptidase I, which translates into the protein MRSALGWVTQVLAWSVILLVAGVLALAVVVPRVSGSTPYTVMTGSMRPDFPPGTLVVVKPVATDDIRAGDVITYQRESGRSTVVTHRVTAIGNRLDGEKVFTTRGDANGAADPAPVREVQVRGRLWYAVPYLGYVNNVLTGRQRQTAVLVVSGALVGYAVFMFVGAVRDRRRKRRPADEAEVRPLVPEVRVPVAGAATTGSAPPLPAGGVLVGLLLLIVLLDLLRPSPPGASS
- a CDS encoding TetR/AcrR family transcriptional regulator, translated to MTSDDVAPEVLDGRRRRWQEHNQVRRQVIIDAAIAVLESQAPGEDVQVQAVADEANMSRTVIYRHFEDRSDLDRAVQRQICENVGNELLPALSYDGTPDQIIHRIVGSFVRWAEAHPTLYWFAERDLSGWGPSPLGQAVEQVAEGIEGIMAIVVAALGVELSEDDKAALDPWVFGMIGAVFAAVRRWLERDLRQPGIEACINILAESIWLQINGMALSRGLNLPDLPVADLLQALQPGGEE
- the thrS gene encoding threonine--tRNA ligase, encoding MSEIKVAVLSADARQDSTVTTGTKAWELFRDDADVIAARVGGQLKDLSYELADGDEVEGVAIDSPDGLDILRHSTAHVLAQAVQQVFPDAKLGIGPPIQDGFYYDFDVETPFVPEDLVKLESAMRKIIKENQRFERRVTTDEDALVELADEPYKLELIGLKGNAADAAEGASAEVGAGELTIYDNINRKGEVAWKDLCRGPHLPTTKRIPAFKLMRSAAAYWRGDEKNKQLQRIYGTAWPSKEALEEHLHRLEEAERRDHRKLGRELDLFSFPDEIGSGLPVFHPKGGVIKREMEDYVRRRHIEEGFSYVGTPHITKDGVFHTSGHLPYYADTMFPPMEFEGANYQLKAMNCPMHNLIFSSRGRSYRELPLRLFEFGSVYRYEKSGVIHGLTRVRGFAQDDSHSYCTPGQAPAEVKHLLDFMLSVLRDFGLDDFYLELSTRDDSKPDKFVGSDEDWAVATAVLEQVAAESGLDLVPDPGGAAFYGPKISVQAKDAIGRTWQMGTVQYDFNQPARFGLEYTSPDGSKQQPVMIHSAKFGSIERFLGVLVEHYAGAFPPWLAPVQVVGIPVADTFTDYLYEITDQLKARGIRVEVDESDDRFQKKIRNAQLQKIPFMLIAGGEDVDKGAVSFRYRDGRQDNGVPIAEAIERVVAAVASHEQV
- the pdxS gene encoding pyridoxal 5'-phosphate synthase lyase subunit PdxS translates to MSEQQEHGTTRVKRGMAEMLKGGVIMDVVTPEQAKIAEDAGAVAVMALERVPADIRAQGGVSRMSDPDMIDGIIAAVSIPVMAKARIGHFAEAQVLQSLGVDYIDESEVLTPADYANHIDKWNFTVPFVCGATNLGEALRRITEGAAMIRSKGEAGTGDVSNAVTHMRTIRAEIRRLGAQAEDELYVAAKELQAPYDLVVEVARTGKLPVVLFTAGGIATPADAAMMMQLGAEGVFVGSGIFKSGNPAQRAEAIVKATTFHDDPDVVAKVSRGLGEAMVGINVDEPARSIQFAERGW
- a CDS encoding AraC family transcriptional regulator encodes the protein MPDIRHTPIAPTVTRSLAAGGLIDAHRHDDHQIAYAGRGVVTVTTDRGTWVAPATRAIWVPAGTVHAHRAHGRVELHFLGLPTTVNPLGLTSPAVLGVGPLLRELIVACTQEAEVDTPERRRLRAVLLDQLRVSPQQPLHLPMPAHPVLLAVCDLLQADPGDDRTLAGLGRAVGASDRTLSRLFRSELGMTFPQWRTQLRLHRALVLLAEGTPVTTVAHRCGWSSASAFIDVFRRTFGSTPGTYAADG
- the pgsA gene encoding phosphatidylinositol phosphate synthase, which encodes MLERFKEFWAGTILHPFVRLFIRLGISPDAVTLVGTLGVSAGALIFFPRGELLIGVLFITAFVFSDLIDGRMAREMGRVSKFGAFWDSTLDRIGDGAIFGGLALYFAGTGANQGDSYLYLCVTLWCLVMGSVTSYARARAESLGMDAKGGIAERADRLVSILVMTGLGALLDLPILMHVTLWALAAASTYTVIFRVLKVRRQALALDAAAAASPEGETDS
- a CDS encoding DUF4232 domain-containing protein, whose protein sequence is MRSSYRLALLAGLTCTLALVVSACGTDDGGDGATPAGGTTSPGSGTPASGSSERMSAGASESAAGPQACTAAQLSLLVRPAEGGGAAGSQYTEVVLTNSSDQTCTTGGFGGVSYVGGGDGTQIGAPATRVDEDQVETLTLEPGEAAVQVLRETRAENYSRADCDPVAVDGLRIYPPNETHSLYAAHPTTGCVNRSIELLSVEPYHAA
- a CDS encoding alternate-type signal peptide domain-containing protein; translation: MKKSTKGALAAGAAAVLLMGGAGTLAYWTDTGTVGGTSISTGNLSLENDNCGGWILDKGVSGKEAAYGSQLLVPGDSLTRVCSFQIAASGAHLEATLTTPTSLALTGTLESVATTESVPVSATYVVADDAAGATNPVAVPGTVNTGQNGKYLVATIKIDFPYGTTSVNGNDTQLKSATLDNITVTLTQNNNH
- a CDS encoding HIT family protein, whose amino-acid sequence is MAYVRGEEGEADRPAHVEPRPACPFCRITRDPATSTDDDLVVVRGETAYVVLNLYPYNPGHLMVLPYRHVADYLDLDDAETDEVTALTKAALRTIREVSQPHAFNVGLNLGGAAGGSLSGHLHQHVVPRWSGDANFMTVIGGTKTLPQLLGETRDLLAAAWR